The Fluviicola sp. DNA window TACCCAAAGTTCAACAGGTGTTGCAGAACAAATGGACGGAAGCAAAGTTGTTGTAGGAACTTATAGGGGAAATTCGCTATTCGGAACATATTCCCTCCCTTGGGTAACGTTCAGTTCAGATCCCACTAATTCAAACCTAAATAGTTTCATTGTCAAATACAAACCCAATAACACGATCGAGTGGGCAACACGCATTTGTTCCGCATATGGTGCACAAATTTCTTCCGTTTCTACGGACAATTCAGGAAACACTTATGTGTGCGGGATGTACAGCGATGTTTGCACCTTGTATGATTCTGCCCATGTATCTTCACCTGCAGGTACTTTATACAACGGTGTCGGGGCGGCCGGAGCTGCAAGAGGATTTATTGCCAAATATTCCAAAACCGGGGTCCTGAAATGGTTCCGGAACGGAATCGGTGCATACGCTACAGATCCCGAATGTATGGCTGATATTAAAATCAGTGAAGACGGAACAACATTGGTAGCTACCGGCAGGATCGTCCGAACATCTCCCATTATTCTGGGCGGAGGTTCGGTTGTGACCGGTTCTTACTTACTTTGGCTGAACCCCGCTACCGGAAGTTCGGTCCGGGCAGTGAATTTCACAAACGATAATCTTACAAGCAATCCTTATTCAACAGGATTATGTATTGATCACAGCAACAATGTTATTGTAAGCGGAAAATTAAGCGGTGGAAGTTATACCGTAAAAGGAATAACCAATACCATTCCGGTAACGAGCAATAATAGTGGTACGGCAACCATCTATGCGAAATACAATACATCGGGAAATGTATCCTGGGCGAAAGTAACCAATGCTACATTGAATAACACCATAAGCACTCCATCATCTATTATTGTCGACGATCTGAACGACATCTATATCAGCGGATGGGTAAAAGCTCATACTACGACGGATTATTACCTTCAATTTCCCAAATCTTCAGGATATGATGCCGTTCAGGTAGTAACTACCTCACCAAATCATGTCTACGTAGTGAAACTAAGTTCCGGTACAGGATATTCATTGTGGAAATGCTTTGGCCGAAGATCAGCTTCCGGAACAGAAGTGGTTTCGCTCACAAAAGGACCGTGCGACCAGATATTTGTGGGCATAAATACCGAAGGTACAAATCCTTCCTTTACGGATGTAGCTTCGACGGCACAGGCAATCACGAGTCCGCAGCAAGCCAATACCATGATCTTTAAGATAAACACAAACGGGATATTCCAATCAGCCAATCCCTGGGCGATCTATAACATGAACAGCTTATCGCGCTCTTTCATCTCCACCTATGGAAACGGAAAAGTACATTGTGCCGGGAGTATTGATGTTTCCACCACACTAACAGGGGTTTCCGGCACATTTAGTCCAAGTGGCCGAGATGTATTTCTTGCTTCATTCACCGATAACAGTGCTGCTCCGATTCTTAGTTTGAATCCTACCAATACTTATTGTCCTTACCAGAATATCCCCCTGAATGCTTCTTCTTCAGCTGGAACAGCACCTTTTACCTACAGCTGGGAAATCTGGAACAATAGTACCAGCAGTTATGTGAGCCTTGGAACAAATTCCACCGGATTGTTCACCCTGACTCCTCCGGTTTATAATCCATATATTTATACCTTATGGAGTTACCAGGTCATTGTTGCGCGGGTTAGTGTCACCAATTGTTCCGGAATAACTTCTTCCGAAATCCGTATCATTATTATCGAAGGAAATGTCAGTTACAGCCAGGTGAATGAGGTCGAAGTCTGTTATTCTCCTTCTGTTCCTGCCCCCGATGCGGTATTTTCCGTTAATGCTGTAAATGTTGGTTCCTATACCTGGATATACAGTGCTGACAATGGTCTAAACTGGGATTATTGTTACAATTATCTGCCAGCTGTATTTCAAAATAACCTATCCGCAACGATGACTGTTTTAAATCCGACACCCTCACTGAACGGATTCCTGTTTCGGTGTATCATGACGGGATGTAATACCGTTGCAAGTGAGCCGGCATTATTAACAGTTATTCCTTGTACGATGATTGCTCCCGGAGATGATGTCAGAAATAAGCAAGCTCTGGCCGGAGGTGATGGAACCCATGCGATTGAATGGAACATGTACCCGAACCCTGCGAATGATCTGGTAAAATTTGAAATTACTTCAACGGAACAGGATTTTTCGGGTGAATGGTCGGTTATTGTTTATGACATGACCGGTCGTAAAATCCGCCAACAGCAGATAAGAGACGGTAAGTGTTCAGTTCAGACAAACGAGTTTACGAATGGAAACTATTTATGTGTGATCAAACACAACCAGGAAATTGTAAGCAATAAGAAATTGATCATTGTACACTGATTTTAATCATAACAAACATTTGAATTATGAAAACAACATTATTTGCAGTATTTATACTGCTAAGCATTTCAACATTTTCACAAACAAAGGTTTCATCCTTATGGACAGTTTCCAATACCAGCATTGTTCCTGGTTGTCCGTATGAAGTTTGTTTTTACATGGAGCTTCGCTATTCCAGCACCAATACTCCCGTGCCTGGAAGTAATGTAGCGGTTTGTCATACTATTTCAACAGGGAGCTCTGCGAATTTTTCTTACCCTGCAAGTCCCGCGCCCGGAATTGTCACCGCTTTAACCGGTATTAGCATCAAGATCGGAACAACAACTTATCCGGTTTCTATCAACCCAGCACCACCGTATGAAACCATTTATGACGCTTGCGATGACCTGGAACCAGACTGTGTCACACGTTGGAGAAAAAATGGCATCAATCTGTATGAAATACACGGTGAATGCCTCACAGGCGGGTAAAAGATCAAAAAAAGAGGCTGTTTTGATACAGCCTCTTTCCTATTTAATGTTATTTCGCCAATCGTTTCAATAACGGGTTCGGTCTGTAACGGTCTTCACCGTATTCCTCAAAAAGATTCTCCAATCTTGCAAGAACCGTTTTCAATCCTATTTCTTCCGACCAGGCTAACAGTCCTTTCGGGTAATTCACTCCTTTGGTCATAGCCGTATCGATATCTTCCCGGCTTGCCACATTCAGGAACAAAGCGTCATAAGCTTCATTGATCAGCATGGCTAAAATACGGTCCACGATTTCCTGTCCGACTTTTTCGTCCTTTTTCGGAGCAGGCATCTCCACTCCTTCCGAATAATCGTAATACCCTCTTCCTGTTTTTCTTCCCAGGAATCCGGCTTCCATATGTCTCTTTTGAGTAAACGACGGTTTGAAACGCGGATCATAATAGAATGCGGCAAAAACGGTTTCGGTTACTGTATAATTAATGTCATTCCCGATGTAGTCCATCAATGTAAACGGCCCCATTCTGAAACCTGCCAATTCGGTCATGGCCCAGTCGATAGTTGCAAAATCTGCAATTCCTTCTTCGTAAATACGCAATGCTTCTCCGTAGAAAGGTCGTGCCACGCGATTTACAATAAATCCCGGAGTGTCTTTACAAATAACCGTCAGCTTGCCCCAGGAATCAATGATCGATTTTGCGGTATTCAACGTTTCTTCGCTCGTTTGAACGGCCGGAATGATCTCAACCAATGGCATCAGCGGCGCAGGATTGAAAAAATGAATCCCAATCACGCGTGAAGGAAATTTCAATACGGAACCGATCGACGCAATAGACAAGGAAGAAGTATTCGAAGCAATGATACATTCCAATCCGACAATTTCTTCGATCTCTTTGAAAACAGCATGTTTGACTTCCAGTTTCTCAACAATGGCTTCAATGACCAACTCCGATCCTCTGAAATCCGTCAATTGGGTCGAAAAAATCATCCGGTTCAACAAATCATTTTTCCCGTTTTCATCCAGGTTTCCCTTTTCAATCATGCGATCCAGTACTTTATTCAAGGACAGTTTCGCTTTATCCAGTTGCACCTGGTTTACATCTACCAACACAACCTCGTGCCCCGATTGAGCCGCTACCTGAGCAATTCCTGCTCCCATCGTTCCGGCACCTAGTACCCCTATTCTACTTTTCATTAATTATGAATGAAAGAATTATCAATTATCAAGGGAAGCTCCCCTCTTACTCAATTGATAATTCATAATTGATAATTTATCCGAACTATTTTCCCTTAAAAACCGGGCTTCTTTTCTCCATAAACGCATTCACACCTTCCGCGAAATCTTCCGATTTTCCTGCAAGCGTCTGCAATTGTTCTTCAACTGCCAGCTGTTCTGTCAGGTTATTCGTGAAGCTTGCATTCATGGCGCGTTTTGTCAAACCTAAGCCATAAGTTGGCATTGAAGCCATATTTTCTGCTAGCTTCGTCAACTCTTCTTCAAAAGATTCGTCTGAAACTGATTTGTAGATCATATTCATTGCTGCAGCGTCATTGGCAGAAACTTTCTCACCGGTCATCATCAGTGCCATCGCTTTTTGCATACCAACCAAACGCGGCAGGAAAAATGTTCCGCCGGAATCAGGAATTAACCCGATTTTCGAAAACGCCTGAATAAAAGATGCAGATTCCCTGGCGATCGTCAAGTCACAAGCCAGTGCGATGTTTGCTCCTGCTCCGGCAGCAACTCCGTTTACTCCTGCAATTATCGGTTTCTCGATAGTTCTGATTCGCTCAATAATCGGATTGTAATGATCTTTTACAATGGATTGCATTTCAGGGCCGTTCGGATCCGTTGCTTCTGCTAAATCCTGACCAGCACAAAACGCCTTTCCTTCTCCTTTAATGACAATAGCCCGGACTTTCTCATCCTTTTCGCAATCATCCAGAGCCTTTTGCAAAGCCATCGCCATTTCTTTATTAAAACTATTGAAAACCTGCGGCCTGTTTAGCGTAAGCGTACAAACCCCATTTTTAAATTCTTGAATCAGTGTCATTCTTGATTTTTTAAACAAAGATAGAAAAAGCACTTTCCCGACATGCTGATTTCAGATAAATCTTCGCGATTGCCGGGTTCGTATATTACCACATCTACAGTCGACCGGATGTTTAAACACCTAAGTCCTGAAATTTCATTCAAATTTTAAATCCCGCACTTATATTTTTAAAATTTCTATCTAAAACCGTCAACTATAATTGCCGTTTAAAAATTATCTGAAAAAGAATAACTTATAACTAATTTTCAGCAAAGCCTTTTAAACAAAGGGCTTTCAGAGTTGTTAAAATTTAATTTTCAGTTCAAAAAAATTTGAAAAATGTATTTCGATTTAATTATCTTGCCCCCAACCATTATAAATACAGACCATGTTGAAATCCGCCATTCTCTTATTCACATGCTGCTTTTTAATCGGTCCGCACTACTCTCAATGCACAAACGTGGGATCAAGTTTAGTAGCACCCTATGTAAGCAATACCTCCGACAAAGGAGTTATGTTTGACATTTTACCATCGAAAACTGTTACCATCACCTGTTTCGAGGCGAATCTTCCCGCTTCTTCAATCGGGAACTATGAAATTTATTACAGGCCCGGAACCTACATCGGTTCGGAAATTAAACCGGAGAACTGGCAACTTATCGGTTCTTCCACAGCTATTCAAAGTGCCGGTCTAAATACGGGAACTGCTTTGGAAATCCCGGTTAATGCGGTTATGCAGGCAGGACAAACCTATGCATTCTACATTACGTCTTCGGACTCAGCCTTGTCTACCGGGCTTCTCACTACGGACAATCCCGGTTATGTACTAATCTCTGCTAATGAAGACATGGCAATCTGGGGAGGAATCGGGGTGAACTATCCTTTCAATACGGTTAAATTAAACCGGAGTTTTAATGGTACAGCCCACTACACGCTTGGAAATACACTGGCAGTAGAATTTGTTGATTTTTCAGCCACCAGGTCAAATTATTCTGCCCGGCTGGAATGGCAGACAGAAACCGAACATAACAGCGATTACTTCGAAATTGAACGTTCCGCAAATGGTTGGGATTGGGAAAGGCTAGTTACCACTGAGGCAGCGGGTGAAAGCACTTCACCAACACACTATCACGAAACGGATGCTGATCCGCTTGAAAAGATTAGTTATTACAGATTGAATCAATATGATCTGAACGGAACAAAAACAGTCATGAAAGTCGTATCCTTTAATAACGAAATCGAAATCCCGGAAAATGAAATTCGTGTGTCCCCGAACCCGGTCACTGAACGGGTCATGGTATTCGGCGATAAATCCGAACTAAAGAATTTAACGGTTTATAATTCAATCGGCCAGGACGTTTCAGATGCCGTGACAATTACCAGCCACAATGGTTATTCGGAGGTTTATTTCGAAAATCAGCAGGAAGGCGTTTTTATTCTGAAATCCAAAACGAGTTCTCAGATCTTGATCAAAAAATGACTTATTGATAGTTTCTACCTGGCTTTGATCCGGTTTATGATGTGTTTCCACAATTATTCAGGTTCGATCACAGCGATCCCGCCTCCGGAACTCATGATACTCCGGATCATTTTCCAAAAGATAGCCTTCATTTCGAAGGTGGATTTAAACGTTAAAATTTTGGTTTGGAAGTGTTAAAAATCGGGAAACTCTACTTCAATTTCCTTAACTTGCTGTAAACCATTATTTACGTCAGGTCATGTTGAAATCCACATTTCTCTCGGTCGCATGCTGCCTGTTCATCGGCCATCATGCTTTTACTCAATGTATTGCCGGAGGATCGAATGCAGTAGCGCCCTATGCAAGCAACAGTTCCAACAAAGGAGTTATGTTTGACATCACAGCAACAAATACCGTAACCATTTCGTGTTTTGATGCAAATCTACCGGCTTTATCCGTCGGAGGTTATGAAGTTTATTTCAAAACCGGAACTTACGTCGGATTCGAAACCAATGCGGCAAGCTGGACTTTACTGGGATCGGAAGGTTCTCTTTTGAGTATCGGGCTGAACCTGGCAACACCCATCAGTGTTCCGGTCAACAAAACAATCCTTGCCGGACAAACCTATGCTTTCTACATCACGGCTTCCAATCCGATTCTGTCTACCGGTGTATTGACCACAACCAATTCCGGTTATTCAGCAATCACTTCCAATTCCGATTTAACCGTTTATGGGGGAGCGGGAATTACTTATCCTTTCGGGACAGTTACGGCCAACAGGGCTTTCAACGGAACGGTTCATTATATTCTGGGAGATCCGCTTCCTGTAGAATTCCTGGATTTCACCGCCGTGAAAGTAGATCAATCCGTTCTTTTGGAATGGGAAACCGAATCGGAACACCACAGTGATTACTTCGAAGTGGAACGCTCCTTGAATGGAATTGACTGGAACCGGCTTTTAACCGTCAAAGGCGCTGGCGAAAGTTCCGTGAAGGAAATTTATCAGAAAATGGACGACAATCCACTGGACGGAATCAGCTATTACCGGCTCAATCAGTACGATTTTGACGGTACGAAAACATCTCTGAAAACCATTTCGTTCAACAATAAAGTGGAAATCGGGGAAAACGACATCAGGATCTTCCCGAATCCGATCATCGATCGTTTCCGGGTTTTCGGTAATCAATCAGAACTGGAAACCCTGAAAGTGTTCAATTCGGTCGGCGAAGATATTTCCGGGAGTTTAACAATGACCTGTCACGAAGGATTCACAGATGTTGTTTTTAAAGACCAGGTTGAAGGTGTTTTTATCTTAAAATCCAAAACGAACTCCCAAATCCTGATCAAAAAATGATCTATTGATAGTTTTCTACCAGGGCTTTGATCCGGTCTATGATGTGGTTCCGCAATAATTCGGGTTCTATCACAACGATTTCACCTCCGTAACTCATGATGCTCCGGATCAATTCTTCCGAAATATAGACTTTCATCTCGAAGGTAGATTTGTTCTTCCCTTCCTTGATCAGTCTTTGCGATGCATGGAAAGGCTGCGATTCAATGTATTTTGCTGCAATATTATCTGCTTTGAAAACAACGGTTTCCGGCTTGCCGTTACTGGCCGTAATCCCGATTGCGTGCTCAAAGAACTGGTCCGGGTTGAACGGGATCGGTGAACGGAATACTTCTTCCGAGTTTTGAAGATCGTAAATCCGGTCCAAACCATACGTAATGATTCCTTCCTTGATCAGGTCGTAACACAATAGGTACCAGCGATTGCGGTATTCTTTCAGTAAAAGCGGAAGTACTTTACGTGCTTTGCGTTTTTGCGTTTGGAAACTTTCATAGTCAAAATAGATGACTTTTCCGTCTTTGATCGCATTCAGAATGGGATTCAGGAATTCACTTCCGCGCGAAGAAACGGGAGTTTCAAATTCTACAAAACGCTCAATGGATTTGTCGTTGATGTCATTCGAAATATTCACGCGGTCCACAATCTTATCGATCGCAAAGCCAAATTGCTTGAACATGCCCACGTCCTTAAACTGGCTCAGGGTGTTTGCCGCAAAACGGATCGCTTCAATATCCGATTCATTCAGCGGAATTTCATCCAGTGAAAACTCCGGATCGCTATAGTAATACCCGTTATATCTTTTGGAATATTTGATTGGCGCATCGTGCTCCATCTTCATAGCGAACATGTCTTTCTCAATGGTGGAATCACAAATATTTGCCCCGTCTACGCTTCCGAACAATGCTTCTTCACAAGCCTCACGTAATTGTGCTTTTGTCGGATAAGGCTTATAATTATTTCTCAGGGCACGGTCAATAATCCGGAATCTCAACAAGGCATTCTTAATATGCGGCATAACGACAAAACTTTCAATCTAAAGTATCAAAAAAAACTCAATTTAACTTGGAATGACGCTCATCAATTGCAAATTCGATAAACAACCCGAAGCCTTCGCCGGAATTCAAATAGGTATAATCGGCATCCAATTGCTGGATAAAAGCACTGATAATTTCCACACCGGTAGAAGATTGTTCTAAAAACTCCGTTTTTCCTTTGTATCCGATTCCGTTGTCTTTTACTAGGAGTTCGTAGTTGAGGCTTTTCTCCGGGTTATTTTTCAATGCAATTTCAATGATTCCTTCTTGTCGTTTGGCGAATGCGTGCTTATAGGAATTCGAAAGCAATTCACACATGATTAATCCCACAGGAACCGCATAATCTATCGCCAGGTTGATCTCCTCCACATTCACGATCACTTCGATGTGTTTGTTGTAACTGGAAAAAGATTCGCCCATTTGAGAAATCAGTTTATTCAGGTAAGCTCCCATTTCCACATATGCAGAATCATTATTCAAGTGAAGCTGGTTATGGATCAAAGCAATGGCACGAATACGTTCCTTGCCTTCTTCCAGGATCCGGAGTGCTTCTTCATCATGTACATTCCGGGATTGCAGGTTCAAAATACTCGAAACCACCTGCAGGTTATTTTTTACCCGGTGATGAATTTCCTTCAAAAGGCTTTCTTTCATCGCCAGCGCATTCGAAATTTCTTTGTTCTTATCATCGATTTCTTCTTTTTGAAGCTGAAGCACGCGGTTCGAATCACTTTTCTGGCGGATAAACAGGTACGAAATACTGATGATTACCACAATGCTCATCAAAATCAGGATCAGGATTAAGCGAAGCTGCTGATTTTTCCCGCGCTCCTCTTCCAATAAATACTGGTTGGATTCCGTCTGAAAGTCCTTTTCCAATTCAAAAACCAGGTTTTCGCTTCGCAGATTTTCCAGTAAGTCATCCACTTCATTGCGTTTCACTGAAAAATAATACATAGAATCCATGTTGTTCTTTAGCTCGTAATAGTGCTCCAAACATCCGTACACCTGGAATAAATCGCGCAATTCCGTGGATTTTTCGTTTTTGAGTACTTTGTCAAAATATGGCTTAGCCAAATCCAGTTGATTGGTATACAAATAAATTTCACCCAAACTGGCATTGGCGTACTGTTCCGCAAATTTCCAGTGATTGAACCGGGCAAGGTTTTTGGCAAACCGAAATTCCTTCAGTGCTTTTCCGATATCGTTATTGAAGAAATAGACTTGTCCCGCCGAATTCGCAACCTGGAAACTATAAGGAGCACTCATTTTGGTTACTAATTCTTTGGCTGCAGCTATCTGTACCATTGCTTTGTCAAATGCCCCCTTTTCACTGTAACAGTTGGCTAATACCAGGCGACACTGCAGCAACAGGTATTTGTCGGACTTATTGGATTCATTCAGGATTTTAGTCGCTTTTTCAATGAGCACATCATAATCCTGACCCAAACTTTCGTACACGGCACTGTACAAATCGAGGTATAATTTGTCCTGTTTTTTAACTTTAAAGAAGAACTGGAAGCGTTTGGCTTTATTGATTTCAAACTTTACACGGGCGTAATCACCATAAGCACTGAAAAATTTGATCTTCTTAATGGTGATGCTATAGTTGATCTCCGCATTGTGGAAATGACTGTACTTGTTGTCTAAAAAGCGAAGGGTTTCATTGGCTTTGGAAATATCCACGATCATTTCTTCCCGTAAGCGCTGGATTTCCCGATTGAATTGTTCGTGATCGTATTTTTTTTGCTGCGAAAAACCTGAAAAGGTGCAATGAATGAACAGAAAGGCTAAAAGCAAATGCTTTTGTTTGGATAAAAGTAGACTTTCTGAAAATAGAACCATAGGTATCGTGAAATAGCAGCTTCCCTGACCAATTTAAGGAATAATTATACACTAAATAATTTTTCCAACAAAACTTTTCAGGCTTGGTTTTCCAAGCGATCACTAATTCACTAACAATCAGGATTCTCTCCGCGAACTAAGCGTTTACCGTGTCTTTCTTTTTGTCGTAACCGAAAAGTTCGTAGTACTTAATCGCTTTCACCACGTTTTCCGGAACATCCTGTTCCCAGCTTGTAATTCCCGCACGGATTTTCGACAATACATCGTCTGAAAGAATTTTCAATGCTTCCGGATCAAAATTCGAGATCGCTTCCAGCTTGTTGTTATCCTTCAGGAATTGCACCAATCCGCGTAAATGTTTCGGAATGGTCAATTCGTCCAACGTATATAATTCACCGGTATCTACATTCAATGCAGGATACACATACATTTTCACATTGTGCCCGAACCCGATTCCGAAAGCTTCCAATAAACCTCCCGGTAAATTGTCGTAATAGCGTTCGTCAAAAATGGTATGCAGGTTGTAAATTCCGGCAATAACTCCCATTTTCTGACCACGTGCGATCGTTGCCAGGTAATCCAGCATTTTATAGTGCTTCAGATAATTGGAAATCATCACGGTATATCCAAGTGATTCCAATAGTTCAGCGCGGTCAATAAAGTCTTTGTCTGAAATTTTCCCGTCTGCCGTCAAATCTTTCAGGGTCAGCTCGAAAATCACCGACAGGTTATCTTCACGAACACCTTCTTCTTTCAGGAACTGTTCCGTTCCATGAGCGATCATGTCCAAGTGCACTTTCGTAACCGGTCTGAAACGACCGCGCATCAACAAAATATTCTTTTTATACAATGCTGCCGCAGGTTGGAGAACTGTTCCGCACAAGTCAAACATCGTTGCGTCTGTCATTCCTCTTTTTACCAGGTTCAAAGCGATCAAACGGTTATCCGCCAATCCTACGTCCGGTCCGGAAATACGTAACATATCCACTTCTACACGATCTCTTGGAATGCGGTGTACCAGGTTTGTCAGGAATTCATCCAGATCATCCGTTGAAAAGTAAGCCGCGTGAATCAGGTTTACACCTAAAATCCCCAATGCTTCCTGTTGTGCCTTGTGCGAATTATCGTGCATCTTGACGTGCAGGATAATGTCATTGAACTCGCCTCCCTGTTTCAACTGGAAACGCAATCCAACCCAACCCTGGCCCTGATTGGTCTTGTGATAATTTAAAGATTCAACGGTATTACAAAATGCGAAGAAACGGGCAACTTCCTGTTTTTTAGGAAGACGCTCACATAAGGTATTGTATTCTGTTGTAAGCATGGTAACCAAACGCTGCTCACAAACATACCTGGATGCAGCGCCATACATCGCATCCGATACTTTCATATCGTAAGCCGATTGCGTATACGCAATGGTTCCGGAACTACCTCCCGCTTTAAAAAAGTTGGCTGCTACTTCCTGTCCCGCTCCAATTTCAGCGAAACAACCATAAATGTCACTTGTTAGATTAATTTTCAAGGCTTTCTCCTCGGTGGTTAATCTTCTTTCGTCTACCATTTCTTCCATATCACTTGTACAAATGTACTAACAATTAGACTTACTTCGTTAAGGGTTTAACGGTTTAAAGTCAGGATTAGTTACAAAATTATGATCTGTTAACGTTAATAAAAAGGCTTTCAACTGATTACGTTGTTCCGTATTCAAATGAACACCGCCCACACTTGCAAATTCGATCAGTGGATCGATTGTTTCAGAATGTTGAATTCCAGTCGAATAATGTTCAATTACATCATCCAATGACGCAAATCTTCCATCGTGCATGTAAGGAGCTGAAAGTGCAATATTTCGAAGCGAAGGAACCTTAAATTTCCCGTTGTCATTCGGGTTATTGGTTATTGCTCCCCTACCCAAATCCGAAAAAACAGCATCCAACCCGTTGTTTGAAAATTTCTGAACCTGCATCAAAGTTCCGTTATGACAGTGAAAACAATCTGCTCCGTTTAAGTCTTTAAACAAATCATATCCGGCCCACTCTTCGTTTGTGATTGAATTTTTAATTGCCAACTCGGAGGAAGTCAGCGGAATATTATTTGCAAACTTATACATCACATCGTATTTGGATTCACCGGAAATCATGGTCCGCAAAAACTGCGCCAGTGCTTTCGCTACGTGACTTGAGTCAAAATCGATCACACCGAATGCTTTGTAGAACTGGTTACGGTAAACAACATCTGATTTCAGGCGCGCCACGGCATCTTTCCATTGCATGTGCATTTCAATGGGGTTTTGAACCGGTTCCAAAATCTGTTCTTCCAGCGTATGCGCCCGTCCGTCCCAAAAGTAACTGGTTTGCCATCCGAGGTTAATCAATGCCATTGCATTCCTCACACCAATAGCTCCGTTTACTCCCTGGGAAAACTGATTTACATCCGAAAATGAGGCATCCGGTGCGTGACAGGAACCGCAGGAAATCGTATTGGTCAACGACAATTGCTTTTCGTAAAAAAGCATTCTTCCCAGCAAAACACCTTCTTCTGTCATGGGATTATCTGCCGGAATATTCATTTGTGGAAAATGGCTCGGGATCTTCAAAGTGTACGAAGTCGGATCATACCCCACTTTTTCTTTCGTACATGCCAGAAAAAGAATCAACAACCCCAATATTCCAAAAAAGAAACGACTCATAATGCACTGATGGATGCTGCGAAATTCTGCCGCACTTTTTCTGTTAGTGCACTTTGAGAAGCCATACTGTGCGTGGTGAACTCTGTTTTCACATCGATCGGGCTACCCGGGTTCTCAAAGAAATTCTTCATATCCAGTTTCAGCCTGCTGTTAAATAGTTTCGTACTGACACCATCGGATTGAGTCCACTGGATATTATTGACTGTTTTTGAGGTATAGTATCCATCCGTTCCGACGTGATACACCAAATTGTGATCGCAGTTCGTAATTCCGTCTGCAATCGTATCCACCTTTGCCTCTACTTTGAAAAAAATGTATCCCGGATTCCAATCCCAATGCATGTCATTCGCAATGGCAATATTCAAAGGATTGGACGCAGGAAAAAGGCTCGGATCATTGTGATTGATCGTACCCGGGACACCTATTCCGAATTGAATGAACGTGGAAGCACCCGGACCGATTCCGGTAACATCAAAAACAAGATCTCCATGCAATCTGAAATCAAACAAAGCGGCATCTTTC harbors:
- a CDS encoding cytochrome c peroxidase yields the protein MSRFFFGILGLLILFLACTKEKVGYDPTSYTLKIPSHFPQMNIPADNPMTEEGVLLGRMLFYEKQLSLTNTISCGSCHAPDASFSDVNQFSQGVNGAIGVRNAMALINLGWQTSYFWDGRAHTLEEQILEPVQNPIEMHMQWKDAVARLKSDVVYRNQFYKAFGVIDFDSSHVAKALAQFLRTMISGESKYDVMYKFANNIPLTSSELAIKNSITNEEWAGYDLFKDLNGADCFHCHNGTLMQVQKFSNNGLDAVFSDLGRGAITNNPNDNGKFKVPSLRNIALSAPYMHDGRFASLDDVIEHYSTGIQHSETIDPLIEFASVGGVHLNTEQRNQLKAFLLTLTDHNFVTNPDFKPLNP
- a CDS encoding MbnP family protein, translated to MKHLSILALLVFVALFSCNKDNDESPGHGDMATPPESILRMQPVFGSTNLKLDSVYTLSNGFEVKIIELKAYFTDIQAGGNTLKDAALFDFRLHGDLVFDVTGIGPGASTFIQFGIGVPGTINHNDPSLFPASNPLNIAIANDMHWDWNPGYIFFKVEAKVDTIADGITNCDHNLVYHVGTDGYYTSKTVNNIQWTQSDGVSTKLFNSRLKLDMKNFFENPGSPIDVKTEFTTHSMASQSALTEKVRQNFAASISAL
- a CDS encoding TonB-dependent receptor, whose protein sequence is MEEMVDERRLTTEEKALKINLTSDIYGCFAEIGAGQEVAANFFKAGGSSGTIAYTQSAYDMKVSDAMYGAASRYVCEQRLVTMLTTEYNTLCERLPKKQEVARFFAFCNTVESLNYHKTNQGQGWVGLRFQLKQGGEFNDIILHVKMHDNSHKAQQEALGILGVNLIHAAYFSTDDLDEFLTNLVHRIPRDRVEVDMLRISGPDVGLADNRLIALNLVKRGMTDATMFDLCGTVLQPAAALYKKNILLMRGRFRPVTKVHLDMIAHGTEQFLKEEGVREDNLSVIFELTLKDLTADGKISDKDFIDRAELLESLGYTVMISNYLKHYKMLDYLATIARGQKMGVIAGIYNLHTIFDERYYDNLPGGLLEAFGIGFGHNVKMYVYPALNVDTGELYTLDELTIPKHLRGLVQFLKDNNKLEAISNFDPEALKILSDDVLSKIRAGITSWEQDVPENVVKAIKYYELFGYDKKKDTVNA
- a CDS encoding histidine kinase dimerization/phosphoacceptor domain -containing protein, which gives rise to MLLAFLFIHCTFSGFSQQKKYDHEQFNREIQRLREEMIVDISKANETLRFLDNKYSHFHNAEINYSITIKKIKFFSAYGDYARVKFEINKAKRFQFFFKVKKQDKLYLDLYSAVYESLGQDYDVLIEKATKILNESNKSDKYLLLQCRLVLANCYSEKGAFDKAMVQIAAAKELVTKMSAPYSFQVANSAGQVYFFNNDIGKALKEFRFAKNLARFNHWKFAEQYANASLGEIYLYTNQLDLAKPYFDKVLKNEKSTELRDLFQVYGCLEHYYELKNNMDSMYYFSVKRNEVDDLLENLRSENLVFELEKDFQTESNQYLLEEERGKNQQLRLILILILMSIVVIISISYLFIRQKSDSNRVLQLQKEEIDDKNKEISNALAMKESLLKEIHHRVKNNLQVVSSILNLQSRNVHDEEALRILEEGKERIRAIALIHNQLHLNNDSAYVEMGAYLNKLISQMGESFSSYNKHIEVIVNVEEINLAIDYAVPVGLIMCELLSNSYKHAFAKRQEGIIEIALKNNPEKSLNYELLVKDNGIGYKGKTEFLEQSSTGVEIISAFIQQLDADYTYLNSGEGFGLFIEFAIDERHSKLN